The Neodiprion lecontei isolate iyNeoLeco1 chromosome 2, iyNeoLeco1.1, whole genome shotgun sequence genome segment tttgattccgaaaaatagTGAGCCACTGGGAACCCATTAATGAACATTGCTGTACATAGAACATCTACTTTGGAAATGACGTTCGATGCGCAACCTAGTAAAGACCTcgatagttatttttttttcgatccaTGTTGTATCGAAGTTTCTTGTTCATTTTTATATGAACACTtcgtcattttcaaaatccaaCGTCTGTTGCGATGGATTCTCCATGTTTGAATAGGgctcaaaaattatatcataTTCTCCTacaattttctgaattttttcgaagATTAGAAAATGAGTGGTCTGAGATAGCAATATTTCAGACACGAatattttgaacattttttaaaaagtatgGGCTTTGTTGTCGAACCAGTACTttcgcaaaaataaaatatttgaattgaatCGTAAATACCAGTTTCCGATCCTGATCGATACTTCGTGgaatgcccccccccccccccacacacacacacacacacacacacacacacacacacacacactcaaaTCCCTTCCGTCCGTCTGTTATGTAGAAAAATACTCACGTGAATCAAAGTCACTGACAGGCAAAGAGTGAAAACTCTTGAAAACGTGGTgattaaaaattcgttaaCTACGCACGTCGTTTGATTTAACTTGTCCTGTTGAATCGACGAAAGGACAGGTTAACCGCTGGTTTCGGCAGTGCTGAAACTCATTCGTTTGAATCTTAACAAGGAGTTCGAAAGTGTCGAGCGTACAGTGAAACGTgtgttttaaataaaataaaacggaGCTGTTACATGGAGTGGGTAATGCGACCGCTCGTGAAAGGGGTTTATATTATAGGTACTGTTCCGTATTtccttgtaatttttatttttttttgtaatcgacTGGAAAACCGGTCGACTTTTCATGTTCGTGCAGCGGTTACAGGGTCCAACCTTATCATTATTCAGATATGCCGTGCATAATATCTGGTAAACCGTCGTGGCGTTGAGCTTACGGCGATAGAATATCACTTGAGTAGTATCAATGCGATGAACATGgcgtgtgtataaatttaaaaaattaaaacgccCTACTGGGTGCGGTGACTTCCGGGTAATATACACGGCATTCCATTTATAGATATAAAACTGGATCGTGATTTTGTCCTTGACATAGTTTTCGACTTTACATGAGCGTCATCCCCATAAACTCATCTTTCCATTGCAGTCCCTAACGGCATTGGCAAATCGATAGCTAGATTCTCAGGACAACGTCAGGGAAATTTGTAATCCTCGAATGCTTGACCAGGTTGTAAAATTTATCAGGAAGCATACAATTCTAATCTCAGAGAGAACTctagaataataatttttaggTTCACACGTATTTTCATTACGAGGGAATTCAATTCGATGGATTCTTCTGATAGAACAAGAGCACCGATAAACTTTTGAGTCCTGTAAAGAGTCACACGGAGAAATTTATGTCACATCATCTGACGGTGCGGGTATTTGCTGAAATGGTGGATTAAAATTTATAGCTAGTTCTCAGCGACGATACGATGCGTCGTTTCCCCCTTTTCCTGTTTCTTCCATGTCTTTCTGCGTCATCCTATCacatttcgtttcttttcccATTCATATCCGCATAGCGTGCAGATACCATAAATCTGAAGTTTATGTCGGTTGGGGCTTCGAGTGGCAAACGAGATCGCAAAATCCCacaatttttcaccctcaGTGTAGATCTGCAACTACATTATTCAGGCTTTGGCCTTTGATCGAGTGCATTCATTCACCTTGAGCGCAAACATCTATCGGGTTTTCTGCATGATTCCTGATGTGATAAACTAAATAAAATGTACGTTGTTTGCACTCTTCCATAGTTGCCACTTGACTCTGAAGTTTTTCCTTGTTAGGAATGTGAATGAAGCACTCTTACTGCCTTATCTTGGAGGAATATCCCGTCCACTGTATGACGTCTGACGGTTTTTATCAATCTCTAGTTCCTAACTAAAATCTCAACCGCGAATACATAATGGAATCAGTCCGCCAGTTGTGCAGTGATACAATACACGTCACGTTATTGTTTGATTCACATACGGCTTCGATCAAACctcttttttaattataaattggcTGTTACGGTCAGTTTGCAGCAGGCAAGTGTAAACAAACGAATTCAATTCGCCGTACCGCTAATTGTGACCCAGCAGTTAAATGGCCTGCAGTGGAGTGTCAACCTCTGTATATTGTATTCCAATTATTCCGAATACCTATCATATCAGGCGTTGGATTATTCAAAATGGCcgcaaaatttatcaaattaataGTATTCGCATGTATCAAATCCGTGCTCAATGTTCAAATACTTACTGCATATTTTGTTTTCCGATGTTTCTGTTGTGGTAAATCTTTTGAAGGCATGGTGCCATCAAATGAACTTGATGAACCTACAAATTGTGTACCTTTTTGACTGACAATGTATTGCGCAACTTACCTGATGTAACTACAACCGGAACTCTTGATGTGAATTCGCAAAGTCACTTGGAGTAATTTATCTTCCTGAAGTCTTGAGGTGTTCACGAGTAAACGAATAAAGGTGACGCTTCCAGTAAGTTGAAAAGATTCCCCGTTTAATAACGAAAATCTTTTACCGATGTTGTAGAAGTCGAGGAAAGGCACAGCGGGAAGGCTCGGGGCGGTAAATTGGCACGACGAGCGCGGTCCTTCAAGGAGGACTTCCTGGAGAAATTGTCCCATATGCGTTCCCCCGGTGGAAGTAGCGGCAGCGGGGGTGGGGCTCCAGGAGGCGGCAGTAGGACCGGGACTCGCGCCGCCTCGCCCTCGTCCCCCAGGACGTCCCGGGACAAAAACACCGGCGGAGATCCTTTGGAGAAGAACCCGCTCCACGATCTGCACAGCCATGTCCGACAAGTTCAGCTAGCGCTGTTGCACTTCCGAGACGTTGTGTCGAAGAACAAGCTCGAGATGCTTCCAGGGAACGGCACGATCGTCCTGGAAACTGTCACCACGATACACACTGTTTTGAAATCCTATCTGCTCTACGAGAACAGGTGATTCCTCGATTCCGAAGGTCGCCAGGAAACTGGCCAAATGGCTTCTGTTCGGAATACAATCTTGATACTTCCTTTTCTTGCGTATCCGGTATAGTTCGACCTTGGGATCGGCTACGAATCAAGTTTACCAAGCATTGGCACAACTGTTGAAGCTCTGCGACGACGTCTTGCTTCATGGTGACCAGTCTTCGGCTCTGGACAGCGACAACGTAACCCACGTGATCAGCTTGGTCGAGGAAGCCGTCAAGAATCTGGTCAGTCTGGCGCAGGAGAAGATATTCAACAGGCAGAAGCCTGCGCCGATAACGACGAATAACAGGTACAGGTACTGATTGTGTCATTGACTGTTTGTGTTGTTCTTGTACTCTAGACAGCCTTGAGTTCTTTCCAATCAAGCGCTGACCCATTCCATTGCATTCATTACCGCAGAACTTCTGGATTTGGAGCGGAACTCATGCCACAACGAAATTCCTTACCCGACATTCCACTCACTCCGAGAGAAAGACAGATTCTGGAACAGACTGCAACCGCCAACACTTTGGTTCGAAGCTCGCACAGTTCCGAATCCATACTCAGGGACTCTAGTCCGCCGCCTAAACCACCGTTGCCGGATAGGTACGCTTCATTCAACTATCGTTAGCTTCGTAGCTCGCAATCTTTGCTGTTGTTGTTTCGACAAAAATCGACTTGGCTACCGTTGCAGGACCAACGTATCCGCTTCCGAAGAAAACAGCTCCGCTGGACCACCGCCGCCACTTCCGCCGAAGAGGAGAACTCGAGCCCAGCAGCTACTCGATGAGTCGGAAACAATCCTTGCGTCTAGTCTGGACAGGGTTTCCCTGCGGAGTCGGTCGCCAGAGGACTCCTCGTCGCTTCTGAGCGCTTCGGCTGGAAGTCTGGATTCTGCCTTGAATCACTCACGGGATGAAGATGAAATCCGCGCCATCATGGGTCCCAATGATGAGTCTCTTAATGACAGTATGGATCTCAGTCTGATGGCTACAATTCAAGGTGTGCTTCATGGGTATATTATCACGTGAAGTCAGAATCTCTTCACttaggaaaatttttcgttgaaGTGGGTATCCCTTTCGCCGATCGATTCCTCTTGCGAATTATCATTCGTATTTGAAGTTCGGAAATGAATGCCAACTCTGACGCTTCCGAAAGTAGTTACCATTTCCATGAAACCTGATCCCAGCAGTCACCATATAAGTAAAGAGGAACAGTGTGCCGGTGCTTAGTCAGCAGTGGAGTTCGGTGCACAGCCTGTCCAAGCTAGAACGTCAGTCCGTGTGTTTCTGCCTTGAAGTATCAAACGATTTGTTGGAGAGAAAATATTATGTCTCATGGTAGACCCACGCTTATTACAGATTACTAATACGTGTCTTAAAACCAGAATTATTCTAAATTACAATTATCTTCTAATTACTGCATTTATATACTATTCAAGGTTTAGTGTGAAATGAATAATACGTGTGATACATACAGGCATAAATTCTGATCAAGCAGTTTGTCATAATATACTAACACGACGAGGGTTTATGCATTTGAATGGCTATTTCATACGAAATTGGatttagaaaacaaaaaacgactCAAACTAACTGCCCAAGTAAGTGCTGCACAAATAATCGGCAGACATTATCGAAAAGCacaattcatttgaattcgCAATTTTATCAAGTTTCAACTGTTCACTACGAAAGCATTAACGAATTACTTTTCCGCAATATTGAAGTACGCCGTATCTAATTTTATTGCTAAAACAACATGCGACGGTTCAACATACTCTGCGGAATTTAATTTATGCTAAGgtcgatttttattatacttttccAGGCATGCAGGTGAACGGCAACACAAGCTGTGGATGCTGGGAAAATTCAGAACCAAATCTTCCTAGCACAATGCTGCTGGGTCAGCAAACTCCACAAGATATTCTTCACCCTTTTACTGGTAAGTACCATTCAATTGTGATGCTTGTGTGAGAATGTCAAATTGCACTTACCGATTTtggaaatcaaaattgattaTAGCCTAACGAACCCATTTCGTAACCTTGTCTGTAGGAATGTACAAAATCATTCAGACACTGTTGGTGTGGATTGCGAAAGTAGCAAGAgggggaaaaatttcaaagctaAAATTACGCAAGAATCTCTAAATAGCCACAAGTTCAGGCTACATGTGGGCGTTTAGCCAGTCGCTATTACATCTATGAATGAGTAATGTCTTATATATTTTGGCTCCGAGCATTTCAGTTGTGTTGTTAATTGTGTCGTGTTTACACATGTCACTGTTCGACGCGTACTCAAAGTAAAGTTCAAAATGACTTTCAAGACTAATTCAACATGGGAAAACgtgaaattattctttcgtGAGCAGCGAATTTTATACTGCTTTGGtgttttgtttattgttgTTAGATAGCTCGATAGGTCGatacataaaaaatttgaagaatagtTTGTTGAAtgtattaaattgaatatagacattttgaaataatgcaattataattttttcaggtaTAGAGGGCAAAATGGAACGACTATCAACGCAGACTCAAGAGTCTGGTTTTGCATCAATGCACTCGCAGCGTAGTTCGTCTCAAAGTTACACGACTGCATCCAGCATGACTTCGAAAAGGTCTTCACAGCAAAGTAGCATAAGTTTTAATTCACAATCATTCAGTTCTCAACAACAATCGTTTTCCCAACAAAAAATATCTGCGGATAGTAACGGATCGGTTTTCTCTCAAAGGACAATCACAAGCTCAAGAAGCACCCATTGCACCACAAACATCAGCGGCAATGGGGATGCAGCCTTgcttgaaaaactggtaaatgTGGGTGTTGTGAATTGTTTTAtactttataattttcacttaTATCCTGCTTTTCGTCGgcaataaatatgtatgtctGCACGACCGCCTCAATCCCGAAATTAATACTCTCTGTTTCCTGTCTGCAGTCAATTATACTTTCACACCATGACTGACAAACTTGTGCAACTCGTTACATATTTATTACAGGAACTTGACGGCGCTAGCAGACCGGATATGAACGGTATACCACCAGCCCTTCCAGAAAAGAGGTTGAGGCGTCGTAAGGAACGGCAGCCTTCGCAGTACGATAATGTACCTGAGAATGAACATTTGTCAACATGCAGTTTGCACACGACCAACAGCGATAGTCCAGACACAAACAAACCACCACCATTGCCCCTGAAGAAACGGCACAGTAAGTTTCATCGCTCGTGTATTTCAAGCAATATTAACGGTGATCATATAAAACCACGTATCTTGGGCTCCTCTATACCTGTTCAGtcatttgtataatttttgttgGAATCTTTTAAAAAGTTTGCGACACTGTTTTTACATGGTCACCGTTTCTATTTTTCGCTTCTTTGTTATTCGGATATCTTTACCAAGGTGATATGTACTTTAGCTTGACGTGTTCATTGATTAatgtacatttttcaaatactttcTGGAGTCTCAAGCTCTGCAAGCTCTGTTATTATCCAGCGAGAAATGTCATTGGTCTAAAGATGAGCTGCTAGAATTGTCAATGCATCATCCACATTTTTTGTAACATGATGATCGAATTCACTATTTGGTCGTATCTGCATCTGAATATTAaggatataaataaatagttgGCTGTGACTTTGTGACATAGAattggattatttttcatttttactacttgtatttgaatatattcGCTCAGTGTAAAGTGTGTTCCAAGGATTCTGCGCAGATGTTACAAGGCaaaaacagttttataaaaaatcatatcCATTAAAATTGTCACAGAGAATGACCTCAAAAGTATAAAAGAGTactagaaaaaatatatagagtTATATATTAGGTGAAAACTGACACGTTATTTTGTATCCCTCAGTGTTCCAATCAGTGGCATATTCCGGTAAGTGGGATCTCCGCCCACGCACCCACCCACAGCAAAACACACCCTCACGCTAAGTCTTGATTTCTTCTCATAAGAAACATTTTGTTTGGATTTTCATAACGGCTTAATAGCGGCATGTCTTGCTGTTTTTTGGTTTGATTTTACATAGTGAATATTGTAGCATAAATTGGCGTTTGACATTGATTTTGCATTTTCATTAATATATACCTTCAGTGTTGTTGCTTTTATTTGTAATTCATCTCTAGCAAATTACTAAAGTGCTCAATATTATAATGAAAGCAAAACACTCGGCTGTGATTAACGTTCTTCTAAACCCAGATTATAATGTCTTAAAGTTCTAACAAATTATACGATTATGATCACATCTCTTATTGCCAGTGgaaacgattaaaaaattgagatgtAATTCTCTGCaaggaaaaacaaatgaaatttggtacatcaagtgaaagaaaagaggaaaaacagGAAGACGtggaatgagaaaatttgttatACTCTATCAAATTTCTGGTTACTATGATTCCCAATACCTAGCTATTGATTTTCAGGAATTTGTATAACACAGTGTAACTTATATACATCATATCAAATTAAAAGACTTGCCATCTTAACCGTTGATCATGTGGGAGTGATGATTGTTCCTCCAATTAATTTGACCTTTACCCAATAGCTACTGGTTTGATGTTAAATTGTCGGTCAAGTCAGAATTCAGTACTCTCAGCTACAGCAATTGCGTAGCAGTAATGCTTGAATAATATCTGAAGGAATCGTCtaaatgtaatttataatacacACATGTTAATGTAGTAAAAATTTGGCATATCTGATTTTTTTGTGTCACTCGGTGTTACCTATTCTACGTACTGGAACCAGATACACTGCAATGCTCTTTGTAAGGTTACATCGTCATGCTAGTAAGTCTCTTGCACTACACATTCATCCTCATCATTATGCATCGCATCAACTTCTTTCTCAgtcaaataaaacaaattttagtGTATGTTCACAACATAGTCCAGAACAAGACATGCGATATAATATACGAACATTCGTGTTAACTATAATGTCACACTGCGCTCGAATCTTGTTCAAACTGTCACCCATATTCATTTCACTTTCAGTTATGGCTTACATGGAGATGTTCGGGAACTGCGCTCACAGCAACAATGACTTCATATCTGGATTGGGAACGCGGCATTCGGTAGCCGCTTACAATTCCATGCAAGCCGAATGGCAGCAACATGAAATGTCGCTAACCACAACGCAGTCCTGTTCTTTCGTCGCGCATTCGACTACAAGCACTCACGACGCCACGAGGTAAGTGTCGCAACTTTCATAGGCAGTGTCGTACGTTATCCATTAAAGATAATTTTACTTAACATATTCATCTCAAAAGAATGACCAAcaataatcaattttcgattaaatcgattattttttgccgattaattgaatataatcGATTATGTTTCAAACTCGACCGACTCGATTACTTTTTCTCACAACGgcttttttgatttttactctcataaacgatataatacaatatcaatttatgtaattgaactatcaattattatcattgtgtTACTCACTAAGTACCTATTTGATATAGTAAGTGAATGATATATGAATAGGTATgttcacctgaaattgaaaaatattttgaatggaaCTATAGATTacgaaaaaatcttttcatcATTAAGACtacatactgaaatttacaaaatttcggtttcaaatgcaacgtttcaaaaaaatatgaaataatcaattaatcgattcatttttaccgattcagTTAAATCGTGTTCCAGTATTTTTTTgcactcgattaatcgatgcatcgattattcttAGCTTAGTGGCCACCGCTACCATCTCAAATAGATCACCTTTTCTTTTATGTCAGAGAGATAATATGAGTCAAGTTCATCTTTGATCTTTATCTACATAAATCTACTGTCTGTATTTATCTTGTTTTACGGTATAAAGATAATATAAAATGCTTACTGAAACGTAGATCACACCATTTGGAATCAAGACTCTGAAgttattttatgaaaattaatatggatttcaatgaaaacGTATTTCTGAAAGAAACTGCTCTGcaatttacaatattgaaaaaattaatcgtttgatgcaaacaaataatttttgtggggacaaaaaaatattctgttgctcaaattacattttactttcattacCTCAAAAAATCTACACTGTCTAGTTGTTACCATGAAATCTCTCATTGCCTCGACAAAAAATCATGCGTagtaacatttttctttttcatcacctgcgaaggaatatttttttaaatcaaccATTCTTTTTCCCAATGCCTTAAGAATATCCTATTTCATCGTTATCTTTTTGATTATGTAGATCAAATCTTATCTCGATGAATTGACATTTGAATAATCTTATCTTTTCATGCAGATAATgatcataatcattttttacaacgCTGTAGTTATagatgttaaaaatttaaacatctgaaattgaaattcttgttTGTTTCAGTATTTCGGTAACCGTACCGCCGCTAATAGAGGATGTTATGAATAATTATAGTCTACCACCAGCATTACCACCAAAAAGGTCCCGGTCCATCAAATCGAACAACGTTACTCCTCCTCCAGTGTCGCCAAAGCCAGTTGTCAGTATGCAAAAGAGCTTCTCTTCTGACGCAGCTACTGTACCAATGAAATCTGCCGAGCTAGTCGTGCCCAGTGCAAAGAAAGAATCAAGTCCTTCGTCTCCAAGTGCAGCAGCACTGGTAATATTTGGACACTTTTCATTAAGCGCATCGAATAATTTGATACGAGTTAACTAATAATATGCGATTCGATTTTCGATTCAAATAATTCGAGTGCTcgaataattacaattttaagAATAATTTGAGTTTTGATGTGGTTCGAGTTTTTCGAATCATTTGATTCGAGTTCGGATAATTTCAATCATTCAATTGAAATTCTGAATCCTTGATTCTTATTCTGTTGACCCATAACAAAATATCTGTATAATTAATACGAAATTACATTGCCTGCTAATTCTGAAATTTGGCAACTGCTCATAATTATTGatcttttatttaaaattgaattattatttatcagaAATTGCATTGCATTTTCATATTAAAGAAGTTTGACAATCGCCACTCATTCAACTAAGTACTTTCAAAACAGGCAAAAATATGGAGAACTCAAGATTTGAactgaataatttgaaagagTTGAACAATCTGGCCAGTTGCTCTCCTAAACTTTTGCTTACATTTGTGTTACATTTCCAGGTCAATAACGTGCCACCGGAAATCACATTGCCGGCTTCTCGGCCAGCTAGCAATGCTCTATCAACAATTTCTGTTGATGAGAATACCCTAGAACTATTGGATGTAGATCAAGACGAAAGTATTTTGGAAGAGTTGGACATCGGCAAGTATTTGGTATTGAAAAAACCAGAGGAAGACGGGCCTGACATACGTGGTGGGCATCCCGACGCTCTGATCATACATGCCACTAAAGCCaacaaaaatggtaaaaacCTTGAACAagattaataaatattgtaatgtTCTTGAGTCgttaagtttaaaaaataatctaaagATGTTCAGAAAAATCCAAAGACAAAgttgatttcattttcatccaGACTTGTGAATATATTACAGTCTCAAAATTAATGTTCAATCTATTTATTGCACGCGGCAATAGATGAAAAGGAATCAGGTTAGTATTTTGTGTTCTGGCTGGAcgttaattattgtaaattatttgattggaccttagaaaatattgtacatctAAATTCTGAATCATGATACgaacaaatatttcaacagATTTGTCAAAATACTCCACTTTGTGTGCAGATTTCCTGTACCAGGAAGCATTCTTAACTACATACAGGACATTTTTGTCGCCGCTGGAGTTGATCCAGAAGTTGCATAGAAGACATCAACGATTTTCCTGTTTTCCGGATGTGTTAAAGCAGCGAGCAGCTAAAGAGGCGTTCTCTCTACTGGTCAGAGTTGTTAGCGATTTGACGTAAGTTCGCGAAATACGTGTGCTTCTGTATTTTACCATTTGTTGACAAAAACgacttgaataaatatttgttgttcACTCTCAGGATATCAGATCTAGATGACGTGCTCCTTCAAACGCTGATGGAGTTCGTTCAGCAACTAGTATGCAGCGGGGATCTAACAATGGCCAAAGCTCTGAGAgtaaaaatattggaaaaa includes the following:
- the LOC107221359 gene encoding guanine nucleotide-releasing factor 2 isoform X3, with translation MPQYDDSFLDSPFFRRRAKSYSVQKRGITSPKVSHLSATPTLLAVTNAGILLVPSVSAIDLTSIKEVEERHSGKARGGKLARRARSFKEDFLEKLSHMRSPGGSSGSGGGAPGGGSRTGTRAASPSSPRTSRDKNTGGDPLEKNPLHDLHSHVRQVQLALLHFRDVVSKNKLEMLPGNGTIVLETVTTIHTVLKSYLLYENSSTLGSATNQVYQALAQLLKLCDDVLLHGDQSSALDSDNVTHVISLVEEAVKNLVSLAQEKIFNRQKPAPITTNNRYRTSGFGAELMPQRNSLPDIPLTPRERQILEQTATANTLVRSSHSSESILRDSSPPPKPPLPDRTNVSASEENSSAGPPPPLPPKRRTRAQQLLDESETILASSLDRVSLRSRSPEDSSSLLSASAGSLDSALNHSRDEDEIRAIMGPNDESLNDSMDLSLMATIQGMQVNGNTSCGCWENSEPNLPSTMLLGQQTPQDILHPFTGIEGKMERLSTQTQESGFASMHSQRSSSQSYTTASSMTSKRSSQQSSISFNSQSFSSQQQSFSQQKISADSNGSVFSQRTITSSRSTHCTTNISGNGDAALLEKLVNELDGASRPDMNGIPPALPEKRLRRRKERQPSQYDNVPENEHLSTCSLHTTNSDSPDTNKPPPLPLKKRHMFQSVAYSVMAYMEMFGNCAHSNNDFISGLGTRHSVAAYNSMQAEWQQHEMSLTTTQSCSFVAHSTTSTHDATSISVTVPPLIEDVMNNYSLPPALPPKRSRSIKSNNVTPPPVSPKPVVSMQKSFSSDAATVPMKSAELVVPSAKKESSPSSPSAAALVNNVPPEITLPASRPASNALSTISVDENTLELLDVDQDESILEELDIGKYLVLKKPEEDGPDIRGGHPDALIIHATKANKNDLSKYSTLCADFLYQEAFLTTYRTFLSPLELIQKLHRRHQRFSCFPDVLKQRAAKEAFSLLVRVVSDLTISDLDDVLLQTLMEFVQQLVCSGDLTMAKALRVKILEKHMRKQLQATQPILSSLSVSTRQSSLLDFKSEQIAEQMTLLDAELFINIEIPEVLIWAQEQNEERSPNLTRFTEHFNKMSYWARSRILEQNEPKDREKYVVKFIKIMKHLRKINNFNSYLALLSALDSAPIRRLEWQKHITEGLKEYCALIDSSSSFRAYRQALAETQPPCIPYIGLVLQDLTFVHIGNSDLLPDGTINFSKRWQQFNIVENMKRFKKGMYTFKKQERIIAFFNNFDDFLCEDSMWQISESIKPRGGKKTHSQN
- the LOC107221359 gene encoding guanine nucleotide-releasing factor 2 isoform X1, with the protein product MPQYDDSFLDSPFFRRRAKSYSVQKRGITSPKVSHLSATPTLLAVTNAGILLVPSVSAIDLTSIKEVEERHSGKARGGKLARRARSFKEDFLEKLSHMRSPGGSSGSGGGAPGGGSRTGTRAASPSSPRTSRDKNTGGDPLEKNPLHDLHSHVRQVQLALLHFRDVVSKNKLEMLPGNGTIVLETVTTIHTVLKSYLLYENSSTLGSATNQVYQALAQLLKLCDDVLLHGDQSSALDSDNVTHVISLVEEAVKNLVSLAQEKIFNRQKPAPITTNNRTSGFGAELMPQRNSLPDIPLTPRERQILEQTATANTLVRSSHSSESILRDSSPPPKPPLPDRTNVSASEENSSAGPPPPLPPKRRTRAQQLLDESETILASSLDRVSLRSRSPEDSSSLLSASAGSLDSALNHSRDEDEIRAIMGPNDESLNDSMDLSLMATIQGMQVNGNTSCGCWENSEPNLPSTMLLGQQTPQDILHPFTGIEGKMERLSTQTQESGFASMHSQRSSSQSYTTASSMTSKRSSQQSSISFNSQSFSSQQQSFSQQKISADSNGSVFSQRTITSSRSTHCTTNISGNGDAALLEKLVNELDGASRPDMNGIPPALPEKRLRRRKERQPSQYDNVPENEHLSTCSLHTTNSDSPDTNKPPPLPLKKRHMFQSVAYSVMAYMEMFGNCAHSNNDFISGLGTRHSVAAYNSMQAEWQQHEMSLTTTQSCSFVAHSTTSTHDATSISVTVPPLIEDVMNNYSLPPALPPKRSRSIKSNNVTPPPVSPKPVVSMQKSFSSDAATVPMKSAELVVPSAKKESSPSSPSAAALVNNVPPEITLPASRPASNALSTISVDENTLELLDVDQDESILEELDIGKYLVLKKPEEDGPDIRGGHPDALIIHATKANKNDEKESDLSKYSTLCADFLYQEAFLTTYRTFLSPLELIQKLHRRHQRFSCFPDVLKQRAAKEAFSLLVRVVSDLTISDLDDVLLQTLMEFVQQLVCSGDLTMAKALRVKILEKHMRKQLQATQPILSSLSVSTRQSSLLDFKSEQIAEQMTLLDAELFINIEIPEVLIWAQEQNEERSPNLTRFTEHFNKMSYWARSRILEQNEPKDREKYVVKFIKIMKHLRKINNFNSYLALLSALDSAPIRRLEWQKHITEGLKEYCALIDSSSSFRAYRQALAETQPPCIPYIGLVLQDLTFVHIGNSDLLPDGTINFSKRWQQFNIVENMKRFKKGMYTFKKQERIIAFFNNFDDFLCEDSMWQISESIKPRGGKKTHSQN
- the LOC107221359 gene encoding guanine nucleotide-releasing factor 2 isoform X9, with the protein product MASTPKSEKYGEVEERHSGKARGGKLARRARSFKEDFLEKLSHMRSPGGSSGSGGGAPGGGSRTGTRAASPSSPRTSRDKNTGGDPLEKNPLHDLHSHVRQVQLALLHFRDVVSKNKLEMLPGNGTIVLETVTTIHTVLKSYLLYENSSTLGSATNQVYQALAQLLKLCDDVLLHGDQSSALDSDNVTHVISLVEEAVKNLVSLAQEKIFNRQKPAPITTNNRYRTSGFGAELMPQRNSLPDIPLTPRERQILEQTATANTLVRSSHSSESILRDSSPPPKPPLPDRTNVSASEENSSAGPPPPLPPKRRTRAQQLLDESETILASSLDRVSLRSRSPEDSSSLLSASAGSLDSALNHSRDEDEIRAIMGPNDESLNDSMDLSLMATIQGMQVNGNTSCGCWENSEPNLPSTMLLGQQTPQDILHPFTGIEGKMERLSTQTQESGFASMHSQRSSSQSYTTASSMTSKRSSQQSSISFNSQSFSSQQQSFSQQKISADSNGSVFSQRTITSSRSTHCTTNISGNGDAALLEKLVNELDGASRPDMNGIPPALPEKRLRRRKERQPSQYDNVPENEHLSTCSLHTTNSDSPDTNKPPPLPLKKRHMFQSVAYSVMAYMEMFGNCAHSNNDFISGLGTRHSVAAYNSMQAEWQQHEMSLTTTQSCSFVAHSTTSTHDATSISVTVPPLIEDVMNNYSLPPALPPKRSRSIKSNNVTPPPVSPKPVVSMQKSFSSDAATVPMKSAELVVPSAKKESSPSSPSAAALVNNVPPEITLPASRPASNALSTISVDENTLELLDVDQDESILEELDIGKYLVLKKPEEDGPDIRGGHPDALIIHATKANKNDEKESDLSKYSTLCADFLYQEAFLTTYRTFLSPLELIQKLHRRHQRFSCFPDVLKQRAAKEAFSLLVRVVSDLTISDLDDVLLQTLMEFVQQLVCSGDLTMAKALRVKILEKHMRKQLQATQPILSSLSVSTRQSSLLDFKSEQIAEQMTLLDAELFINIEIPEVLIWAQEQNEERSPNLTRFTEHFNKMSYWARSRILEQNEPKDREKYVVKFIKIMKHLRKINNFNSYLALLSALDSAPIRRLEWQKHITEGLKEYCALIDSSSSFRAYRQALAETQPPCIPYIGLVLQDLTFVHIGNSDLLPDGTINFSKRWQQFNIVENMKRFKKGMYTFKKQERIIAFFNNFDDFLCEDSMWQISESIKPRGGKKTHSQN